A region of Reichenbachiella carrageenanivorans DNA encodes the following proteins:
- a CDS encoding 30S ribosomal protein THX, translating to MGKGDVKTKKGKISKGSFGVSRPHKKKAVVVEKPKAKKKK from the coding sequence ATGGGTAAAGGAGATGTTAAAACTAAAAAAGGAAAAATTAGCAAAGGGTCTTTTGGCGTAAGCCGACCACATAAAAAGAAGGCTGTAGTCGTAGAGAAGCCTAAAGCTAAAAAGAAAAAATAG
- a CDS encoding tetratricopeptide repeat-containing sensor histidine kinase — protein MNLPKPLLLAVLFSLFFCSARAQIDSLKSVLKTAEGVPRVQLLNKISFTYGYSNFDSARYYGELALASAQTLGYIKEELEAMINVSYSYFDEGRTDTAIYITKICLVNAHDQGQFLPEMDAYLALGNFYDDKNKLDSAAWAYSQNISIGKENDRVQKTTAAVGNLGNLYKQQGLYDLAIGQYVAAAELNLSMGNVNKQANYLANIGFIYLETDAYEQALTYFTEAYDLVKDSDYNRNKWHALTGKSLVHVNLKQYEQAMEGFEMILKEAKESGDPYQVPSTLHNLADLSNEQGEHKKALVYCLEALERFEALQSQVAITQTHSLLCSIYGELGQTNQALLHCDTAWALAKAHELSATFQDIYEIKSNVLSGALRYEEAYATRLQYEKTKDERQSAARARNIEALNTQFKTKEKELQIKVQEEQLAGQETFIKQQRAIQLLILVVLLFVVGLAMVIWKNNKKQRTVNAQLSEQKEIIERTSKERETLLKEIHHRVKNNLQVISSLLSMQSRQMEDGEAKIAVREGQSRIKSMSLIHQKLYSQDELSRINMSEYIDELSHFLFKSYKANNHIEAVINTQRCLLDVDTAVPLGLIINELIANALKYAFDGDQMGVVQVNLESNGEEYKLRISDNGKGLPEGWNTGKSMGMRLVHILVDQIDGTLHIDGDSGTSFTITFRDTQAA, from the coding sequence ATGAACTTACCCAAACCACTCCTGCTAGCTGTCCTATTTTCGCTATTCTTTTGTAGTGCTCGTGCTCAAATCGATAGCCTGAAATCAGTGCTAAAAACGGCTGAGGGAGTGCCTCGTGTGCAGCTACTCAATAAGATTTCGTTTACCTACGGTTATTCCAACTTCGATTCGGCGCGATACTACGGAGAGCTTGCACTGGCATCGGCTCAGACTTTGGGCTATATCAAAGAAGAGCTTGAGGCTATGATCAATGTCAGTTATTCCTATTTCGATGAAGGACGAACGGATACGGCTATCTATATAACTAAAATCTGTCTGGTAAATGCACATGATCAAGGTCAGTTCCTACCCGAGATGGATGCCTATTTGGCTTTGGGTAATTTTTATGATGATAAAAACAAACTGGATAGTGCAGCATGGGCTTACAGCCAAAACATATCGATAGGCAAGGAAAACGATAGGGTGCAAAAAACGACAGCAGCCGTTGGGAACTTAGGCAATCTCTACAAACAACAAGGCTTGTATGATCTGGCTATTGGCCAATATGTAGCTGCAGCAGAGCTCAATTTGAGCATGGGCAATGTGAATAAACAGGCCAATTATCTAGCAAATATTGGTTTTATCTATTTAGAGACGGATGCCTATGAGCAAGCCTTGACTTATTTTACAGAAGCCTATGATTTAGTTAAGGATTCAGATTATAACAGAAATAAGTGGCATGCTTTGACTGGTAAGAGCTTGGTGCATGTCAATTTGAAACAGTACGAACAAGCCATGGAGGGGTTTGAAATGATATTGAAAGAAGCCAAAGAATCAGGCGATCCTTATCAGGTTCCTTCGACCTTACACAATTTGGCTGATCTCAGCAATGAACAAGGAGAGCATAAAAAGGCTTTGGTTTATTGTCTGGAGGCATTGGAGCGGTTTGAGGCTTTGCAGTCACAGGTAGCAATCACTCAAACACACAGTTTATTATGTTCTATTTATGGGGAACTCGGTCAAACGAATCAGGCCTTACTACACTGCGATACCGCATGGGCTTTGGCAAAAGCTCACGAACTGTCTGCCACTTTTCAAGACATTTATGAGATAAAGTCTAATGTTTTGAGTGGTGCATTAAGATATGAGGAGGCCTATGCTACTCGATTGCAATACGAAAAGACGAAAGATGAACGCCAAAGTGCCGCAAGAGCGCGTAATATAGAAGCACTCAATACACAATTCAAAACCAAGGAAAAAGAACTCCAAATCAAAGTACAAGAAGAGCAGCTGGCTGGTCAAGAGACGTTCATTAAACAGCAGCGAGCCATCCAATTGCTGATCTTGGTGGTACTACTATTCGTGGTTGGTTTGGCGATGGTCATTTGGAAAAACAATAAAAAACAACGCACTGTAAATGCACAACTCAGCGAACAAAAAGAGATTATCGAAAGAACAAGTAAAGAGCGGGAGACCCTGCTCAAAGAAATACATCACCGGGTAAAAAACAATTTGCAAGTTATCTCCAGCTTACTCAGTATGCAGTCTCGGCAGATGGAAGACGGGGAGGCCAAAATTGCGGTACGCGAAGGTCAAAGTAGGATCAAGTCCATGTCGCTCATTCACCAAAAACTATATAGCCAGGATGAACTGTCGAGAATCAATATGAGCGAGTATATAGATGAACTCAGCCACTTTTTGTTTAAAAGCTATAAGGCCAATAATCATATAGAGGCCGTCATCAACACGCAGCGATGCCTTTTGGATGTCGATACAGCAGTGCCTCTCGGACTAATCATTAATGAGCTCATCGCCAATGCCCTAAAGTACGCCTTTGACGGAGATCAGATGGGTGTTGTACAGGTCAATTTAGAGTCGAATGGCGAGGAATACAAACTCCGAATCAGCGACAACGGCAAGGGACTGCCTGAGGGTTGGAATACGGGAAAAAGCATGGGCATGCGTCTGGTTCATATCTTGGTCGATCAGATCGACGGTACCCTTCACATAGATGGAGACAGCGGCACTTCGTTTACCATCACTTTTAGAGACACTCAGGCTGCCTAG
- a CDS encoding PKD domain-containing protein: MKSLILLVRLMTLMILLTFLQSCDLDELLGKEEDPDFGKELPAKIQGSWYNASGVWLYEIGTDTEEGYYIQTEDVQYFYTEYDLTSGVYTVLAESLDGNEAQFYIIPGSESYIMAISQESPSSGLVTVWNDIELIGSGEVSGGGLPTTMYDGWYNANSIWLWSIQKSTPDNYVQTGNVKYYFEEADVSLSNEAYKVLGVSASGTARTFYFKHGANTSELQASTVSSTSGFETYWNAVSNIPLPHALFTASSGNIATGESVQFNDYASYAVKYLWTFEGGTPATSSDKNPKVTYNSAGEFKVSLKVTNYAGTHTEEKDNYIKVSASSVTRGFAWCGNPTSISYTPSTSYSYNSKGGAISVTRSTTGSYAVRFAGMSMSNAHVQASLYGDSEGAVRVLSWSNSGADLVVDVRTFDNEANLADRTFNIFVTGTGFEGAYLYASEESLGSYTPTTTKSYNSSGGSPTITSSSVGTYKVKIPGAGSSLGNVQVTAAGAVSAIAKVKEWSILGNDLIIEVRTYHSGTGALKDAEFNLLYTKNLTNVKGAYGYALYETATTAYTPSRTSNSATGTMYMRKIETGSYEVIVSNQAGSGNTILVTAHGNNNYKASVSSWSSYGADLKAYVNTYNSNGVLTDAEFTFFTIYQD, encoded by the coding sequence ATGAAATCACTTATACTACTAGTGAGGCTGATGACCTTGATGATTCTACTCACGTTTTTGCAATCCTGTGACCTTGATGAGCTTCTTGGCAAAGAAGAAGATCCCGATTTTGGAAAAGAACTGCCTGCCAAAATACAAGGCAGCTGGTACAACGCCTCTGGTGTATGGCTGTACGAAATAGGTACGGATACGGAAGAAGGCTATTACATTCAGACAGAAGACGTTCAATATTTTTACACCGAGTATGACTTGACCTCTGGCGTATACACGGTTTTGGCAGAATCTCTAGATGGTAATGAGGCACAGTTTTACATCATCCCTGGTAGTGAAAGCTACATCATGGCTATTTCGCAGGAATCACCGAGTTCTGGGCTCGTGACTGTATGGAATGATATAGAGCTGATAGGCTCTGGCGAAGTGTCTGGAGGAGGTTTGCCAACCACGATGTACGATGGTTGGTATAACGCCAATAGCATCTGGTTGTGGAGCATACAAAAGAGCACCCCTGATAATTATGTGCAAACAGGTAATGTGAAGTACTATTTTGAGGAAGCAGATGTGTCTTTGTCTAACGAAGCGTATAAGGTATTAGGAGTTTCTGCTTCGGGTACAGCCAGGACTTTTTATTTCAAACACGGAGCTAATACTTCTGAACTTCAAGCTAGTACGGTTTCTTCTACTTCTGGTTTTGAGACGTATTGGAATGCGGTGTCTAATATCCCACTACCGCATGCGTTGTTTACAGCTTCTAGTGGAAACATAGCCACTGGGGAGTCTGTACAATTCAATGATTATGCCTCCTATGCCGTGAAATATTTATGGACATTTGAAGGAGGAACGCCTGCTACCTCTTCGGATAAAAATCCAAAGGTAACTTATAATTCGGCAGGTGAATTCAAAGTGTCTTTGAAGGTGACCAACTATGCTGGGACGCATACCGAAGAAAAAGATAATTATATTAAAGTATCCGCTTCCTCAGTGACCCGAGGTTTTGCTTGGTGTGGCAACCCTACTAGTATTAGTTATACACCAAGTACTAGTTATTCCTACAATTCTAAAGGAGGAGCCATTTCAGTTACAAGATCCACTACGGGTTCATATGCGGTCAGATTTGCGGGCATGTCTATGAGCAATGCCCATGTGCAGGCTTCATTATATGGCGATTCCGAAGGAGCCGTTAGAGTTTTGAGTTGGTCTAATTCAGGTGCCGATTTGGTTGTAGACGTACGCACATTTGATAATGAGGCTAACTTGGCTGACCGTACCTTCAATATATTCGTGACGGGGACAGGTTTTGAAGGCGCTTATTTATATGCTAGTGAGGAGTCGTTGGGCAGTTATACACCTACTACTACCAAATCCTATAACAGTAGTGGAGGAAGTCCTACCATCACCAGTTCTTCTGTTGGTACATACAAAGTCAAGATACCAGGTGCAGGTAGCAGCTTAGGCAATGTACAAGTAACAGCCGCAGGGGCAGTAAGTGCTATTGCAAAAGTTAAAGAATGGAGTATCCTAGGGAACGATTTGATCATAGAGGTACGCACTTACCATTCTGGTACTGGAGCACTGAAAGATGCTGAATTTAATCTCTTATACACTAAAAATTTGACTAATGTCAAAGGGGCTTATGGCTACGCACTATATGAGACTGCTACTACGGCCTATACGCCAAGCCGTACGAGTAATTCTGCCACAGGAACCATGTATATGAGGAAAATAGAGACAGGGTCATATGAAGTAATTGTATCTAATCAAGCAGGAAGCGGAAATACCATTTTAGTAACCGCACATGGAAATAATAACTATAAGGCGAGTGTGTCTAGTTGGTCTTCGTATGGAGCGGATCTAAAGGCGTATGTCAATACCTACAATAGTAATGGAGTACTTACAGATGCTGAATTTACCTTTTTTACCATTTACCAAGATTAA
- a CDS encoding YgiQ family radical SAM protein — translation MAVKHELKDWLPITKKELEAHGWDELDVVIISGDAYVDHPAFGGAVIGRIIESAGYRVGIIPQPNWQDDLRDFKKFGKPKLFFGVTSGCMDSMVNHYTANKRKRSNDAYTPGGEAGFRPDYATITYSKILKEIYPDVPVVIGGVEASLRRVTHYDYWSDQLMPSILVDSGADLLVYGMGEQPLREIMSLLGKGVPFHQLTNIPQTSYKMPRQEDVPAHKDWKDIVLNTHEKCLRDKKSYASNFKHVEQESNKLRADRIIQAAGDFNVVINPPYYTMTEQEIDQSFDMNYTRLPHPKYNKRGPIPAYEMIKFSINMHRGCFGGCSFCTISAHQGKFIASRSQDSIMKEVDQVVNMPDFKGYISDLGGPSANMYGLKGKVQEICDRCVSPSCIHPVICSNLDTDHSQMTELYRKVDKHPKVKKAFVGSGIRYDLLTKSYNKDANDSIDEYMEQLITRHVSGRLKVAPEHTADDTLKIMRKPSFKHFHEFKKKYDKINEKHQLNQQLIPYFISSHPGCKEEDMANLAAETKDMGFRLEQVQDFTPTPMTVATVIYYSGYHPYTMQRLFTPKSEKEKRNQHMFFFWHKSEYRQRIKDKLQSKGREDLIERLLSNRPPQKSFGQKKTESAGTFGKKKSFAGKRSGKSRRK, via the coding sequence ATGGCAGTGAAGCACGAACTAAAGGATTGGCTACCCATTACTAAAAAGGAACTGGAAGCACATGGGTGGGACGAATTGGATGTGGTGATCATCTCTGGTGACGCCTATGTGGATCATCCAGCTTTTGGTGGTGCGGTAATTGGGCGAATCATCGAGTCGGCTGGCTATCGTGTGGGCATCATCCCGCAGCCCAACTGGCAAGACGACCTTCGTGACTTTAAGAAATTTGGCAAACCCAAATTGTTTTTTGGAGTGACCTCAGGCTGTATGGATTCGATGGTGAATCACTACACGGCCAACAAACGAAAACGCTCCAACGATGCCTATACACCTGGTGGAGAGGCTGGCTTCCGACCCGACTATGCCACCATCACCTATAGCAAAATCCTCAAAGAAATTTATCCAGATGTTCCCGTTGTGATTGGCGGCGTAGAAGCCAGCCTCAGACGCGTGACGCACTACGACTATTGGTCAGACCAACTGATGCCTTCTATCTTGGTAGATAGTGGAGCCGATCTGCTGGTGTATGGCATGGGAGAGCAGCCCTTGCGGGAAATCATGAGTTTGTTGGGCAAAGGCGTGCCGTTTCATCAGCTCACCAATATCCCACAGACCAGTTATAAAATGCCTCGACAAGAGGACGTGCCAGCACACAAAGACTGGAAAGACATTGTTCTGAATACCCATGAAAAATGCTTGCGCGACAAGAAATCTTATGCTTCTAATTTTAAGCATGTAGAACAGGAGTCTAATAAGCTTAGAGCAGATCGTATCATACAGGCAGCGGGTGATTTTAATGTGGTAATCAATCCGCCGTACTACACCATGACGGAACAGGAGATTGACCAGTCGTTTGATATGAACTACACCAGACTGCCTCATCCTAAATACAACAAGCGAGGACCAATACCCGCTTATGAGATGATCAAGTTTTCGATCAACATGCACAGAGGGTGTTTTGGTGGTTGTAGTTTCTGTACTATTTCTGCACATCAGGGCAAATTCATCGCCAGTAGGAGTCAGGATTCTATTATGAAGGAAGTAGATCAGGTGGTGAATATGCCAGATTTCAAAGGCTATATCTCAGACCTAGGAGGCCCTTCGGCCAATATGTACGGACTGAAAGGCAAGGTGCAAGAAATCTGCGATAGGTGTGTGAGCCCGTCTTGTATCCATCCTGTGATCTGTAGTAACTTGGATACGGATCACAGCCAGATGACGGAGCTTTACCGCAAGGTAGACAAACACCCGAAGGTGAAAAAGGCATTCGTAGGCAGTGGCATTCGCTATGACCTGCTCACCAAAAGCTACAACAAAGATGCTAACGATAGCATAGACGAATACATGGAGCAATTGATTACTCGCCATGTGTCTGGTAGACTGAAAGTAGCACCCGAGCATACTGCCGATGATACTTTGAAGATTATGCGAAAGCCGTCTTTCAAGCATTTCCATGAATTCAAAAAGAAATACGACAAAATCAATGAGAAGCATCAGCTCAATCAGCAGCTGATTCCTTATTTTATATCTAGCCACCCGGGCTGCAAGGAGGAGGACATGGCCAATCTAGCGGCAGAGACCAAAGATATGGGCTTCCGATTAGAGCAGGTACAGGATTTTACACCTACGCCCATGACCGTGGCCACGGTCATTTACTACTCAGGGTACCACCCATACACCATGCAGCGGCTATTCACGCCCAAGTCCGAGAAAGAAAAGCGCAACCAGCACATGTTCTTCTTTTGGCACAAGAGCGAATACCGCCAGCGCATCAAAGATAAGCTGCAAAGTAAGGGTAGGGAAGATCTGATCGAAAGACTGCTCAGTAACAGACCACCACAAAAGTCGTTTGGGCAGAAAAAGACGGAATCGGCAGGTACGTTTGGTAAGAAAAAATCATTTGCAGGCAAGCGATCGGGGAAGAGTAGGAGGAAGTAA
- a CDS encoding patatin-like phospholipase family protein — protein MQSNKKTVSLVLGSGGARGLAHIGVIRWLQENDYEIKSISSCSIGSVIGGAYALGKLEILEEWMCSITKSDIVSLLDISWDGSGLFKGDKMIDTLINLIGNVKIEDLPIPYTAVAAAIDTEKEIWLNSGSLFDAIRASVSLPLFFTPVDYNGIKLIDGGVLNPVPIAPTFGDNTDLTIAVNLGGPPINITNEFTSSKAISPFQNRITGFVDSLKLKSTVVTEQSWSMYTIADKAFDAMQSTIARQKLAAYPPDIEIVIPRNICGTLDFDRSAEMIAYGYKKAKEYASEAKQ, from the coding sequence ATGCAATCAAATAAAAAGACCGTTTCTCTTGTCCTAGGTAGTGGAGGAGCCAGAGGCCTCGCCCATATTGGAGTTATTAGATGGCTTCAAGAAAATGATTATGAAATAAAGTCCATTTCAAGTTGCTCCATAGGGTCAGTCATAGGGGGTGCTTATGCTTTAGGAAAACTTGAAATTTTGGAAGAATGGATGTGTTCCATTACCAAGTCCGACATTGTATCTCTACTTGATATTTCCTGGGATGGTAGTGGTCTATTCAAAGGAGATAAAATGATTGACACTTTAATCAACCTCATAGGCAATGTCAAAATTGAGGATCTTCCTATTCCCTATACAGCTGTTGCCGCAGCTATAGATACAGAAAAAGAAATATGGTTAAATTCAGGATCTCTATTTGATGCTATTCGAGCGTCAGTTTCTTTGCCTTTATTTTTCACCCCTGTAGATTATAATGGAATAAAATTGATTGATGGTGGTGTACTAAACCCAGTGCCTATAGCCCCTACTTTTGGTGACAATACAGACCTAACAATAGCTGTAAATCTTGGAGGCCCTCCTATAAACATTACGAATGAGTTTACTTCTTCTAAAGCAATTTCACCTTTTCAAAACAGAATTACGGGCTTTGTTGATAGCTTAAAATTAAAAAGCACGGTGGTAACAGAACAAAGTTGGAGCATGTACACCATTGCTGACAAAGCGTTTGATGCCATGCAAAGTACGATAGCTAGGCAAAAACTAGCTGCGTATCCTCCAGATATCGAAATCGTAATCCCTAGAAACATCTGTGGTACACTTGATTTCGACAGATCAGCAGAAATGATAGCATATGGTTATAAAAAAGCCAAAGAATATGCTTCTGAAGCAAAACAATAA
- a CDS encoding arylsulfatase, whose amino-acid sequence MRTNKSIWTLIVACFFCMPLVHAQKKNKKPNILVIMGDDIGWFNTSAYNSGMMGYTTPNIDRIAKEGMRFTDAYAQQSCTAGRAAFITGQSPKRTGLLKIGMPGDPIGLQKEDPTIAEMLKPLGYSSGQFGKNHLGDLDKFLPTNHGFDVFFGNLYHLNAEEEPENPDYPKDPKFRKEYGPRGVIKATADGKVQDTGPLTKKRMETIDQEFLNGTMDFIEEQSKADKPFFCWFNTTRMHIFTHLPDEYEGKTGLGINADGYAQHDQQVGQLLDKLEELGIADNTIVIYTTDNGAEKFSWPDGGTNPFRGEKATTWEGGLRVPFMIKWPGKIEAGKVSNEIISLEDCLPTLVAAAGEDNVKGKLLSGYQGFKVHLDGYNFMPYLTGKEKNGPRNEFFAFVDDGTLGAVRIGRWKFHFSTQDHEGLGAWTEMQTPHKAPLLVDLYADPFESAMESSSYYDDWLLKRMFAFEPLKDVVANFMATFKEYPVRQESGSFTPK is encoded by the coding sequence ATGAGGACAAACAAATCAATTTGGACGCTCATAGTCGCATGTTTTTTTTGCATGCCACTGGTCCACGCACAGAAAAAAAACAAAAAACCCAACATCCTGGTGATCATGGGTGACGACATAGGCTGGTTCAATACCAGTGCTTACAACAGCGGTATGATGGGTTATACTACTCCCAACATAGACCGCATAGCTAAGGAGGGTATGCGTTTTACCGATGCATATGCACAGCAAAGTTGCACAGCTGGAAGAGCCGCGTTTATTACAGGGCAATCTCCCAAAAGAACAGGGCTGCTCAAAATCGGAATGCCTGGAGACCCTATAGGATTACAAAAGGAAGACCCAACTATCGCTGAGATGCTGAAGCCACTTGGATACTCCAGTGGACAGTTTGGAAAAAACCACTTAGGTGACTTAGATAAGTTTCTTCCAACCAACCATGGCTTTGATGTTTTCTTTGGGAATTTGTACCATTTGAATGCAGAAGAAGAGCCAGAAAACCCTGATTATCCTAAAGACCCCAAGTTTAGAAAAGAATATGGGCCAAGAGGTGTGATCAAAGCAACTGCAGATGGTAAAGTTCAGGATACGGGACCTTTGACGAAGAAGCGTATGGAGACCATCGACCAGGAATTTTTGAATGGAACGATGGATTTTATAGAAGAGCAGAGCAAAGCAGACAAACCTTTCTTCTGTTGGTTCAATACTACCAGAATGCACATTTTTACGCATCTACCTGATGAGTATGAAGGAAAAACTGGTCTAGGTATCAATGCAGATGGTTATGCTCAGCATGACCAACAAGTTGGCCAGTTGCTGGATAAGCTTGAGGAACTTGGGATTGCGGACAACACCATTGTCATTTACACCACAGACAATGGCGCTGAGAAGTTTTCATGGCCTGATGGTGGCACCAATCCGTTTAGAGGTGAAAAAGCCACTACTTGGGAAGGTGGCCTGAGAGTGCCTTTTATGATCAAGTGGCCTGGTAAAATTGAAGCTGGAAAAGTCTCAAATGAAATCATTTCTTTAGAAGACTGTTTGCCAACATTGGTGGCTGCTGCTGGTGAGGACAATGTCAAAGGCAAATTATTGAGTGGATATCAAGGGTTCAAGGTGCACTTGGATGGTTACAACTTTATGCCTTACCTCACAGGAAAAGAGAAAAATGGTCCTCGTAATGAGTTCTTTGCCTTTGTAGATGATGGCACTTTGGGAGCAGTTCGTATTGGACGTTGGAAGTTTCACTTCTCCACACAAGACCATGAAGGACTCGGCGCATGGACTGAAATGCAAACCCCACATAAAGCACCTCTATTGGTTGATTTATATGCAGACCCATTTGAATCAGCCATGGAAAGCTCTTCTTACTATGACGACTGGTTACTCAAACGTATGTTTGCTTTTGAGCCATTGAAAGATGTGGTAGCGAATTTCATGGCTACTTTTAAAGAATACCCCGTAAGACAAGAGTCTGGAAGTTTTACTCCTAAATAA
- a CDS encoding DUF1254 domain-containing protein, with product MKNHILNLSLATAVLLTACQRQEKQQSAATEPNHYESLASLPLEGGYPTAEVSRTLDEELYFQRATQTYLWALPAVNMYAMKEGLGKTFGEGYNVISVFEKRLKPQTIITTPNSDVIYALGFADLSKTGPLVLDVPPMLQGLLDDFWHRPLEGPERPDGTRFLGDIGFPGPDRGKGGKYLIVPEGYDGEVPEGYYLYTSKTNGVFIFQRGFFQSVDNLQPGVDAVQGIKIYPLEGEAKPMDFQQASDIPSYALFAHDYSYFEMLNRFIQSDRVDNIDPYMHGTLAAMGIKKGGKFNPTARQKELLGQAAETAWRMAKNIAANFDGEPDGLWWNDRKWVAHAHTELDDFMHTLIDEEFRDRVTKHTDVNAKAHMYINHYSISTGMMSSIVGLGAKYGNAYKDSEGNYLMGENSYEITFPADMPAKLFTSLTLYDAETAAGVDAEGQVYPSLNTMNELVANEDGSVTFFIGPDNPDNKSNFIKTVPGRGWFSLFRFYGPEQAFFDRTYKPGDFVKVK from the coding sequence ATGAAAAACCACATCTTAAACCTATCCTTGGCTACCGCAGTATTACTCACAGCCTGCCAGCGTCAAGAAAAGCAGCAAAGTGCTGCTACTGAACCTAATCACTATGAAAGTTTGGCTAGTCTGCCGCTTGAGGGGGGGTACCCTACAGCGGAGGTGTCACGCACACTGGACGAAGAACTTTATTTCCAACGTGCCACGCAAACCTATCTGTGGGCATTGCCGGCAGTCAATATGTACGCTATGAAAGAAGGGCTAGGCAAGACCTTTGGAGAAGGCTACAATGTAATCTCAGTCTTTGAGAAAAGACTAAAGCCCCAAACGATCATCACTACGCCCAACTCGGATGTGATTTATGCACTGGGTTTTGCCGATCTGAGCAAAACAGGTCCTTTGGTGCTGGATGTGCCTCCGATGCTACAGGGATTGTTGGATGACTTTTGGCACAGACCACTCGAAGGACCAGAGCGCCCCGATGGTACCCGCTTCTTGGGCGACATTGGCTTCCCTGGCCCAGATCGAGGCAAAGGAGGCAAGTACCTGATCGTACCCGAGGGCTATGACGGAGAAGTACCCGAAGGCTATTACCTCTACACCAGCAAAACCAATGGCGTGTTTATCTTCCAACGTGGTTTTTTCCAATCTGTGGACAACCTACAGCCTGGCGTAGACGCAGTACAGGGGATCAAGATTTACCCGCTAGAGGGTGAGGCTAAGCCGATGGATTTTCAGCAAGCCTCTGACATCCCTTCTTATGCTTTGTTTGCGCATGATTACTCGTATTTCGAAATGCTCAATCGTTTTATCCAAAGCGACCGAGTGGACAATATCGATCCCTATATGCACGGCACATTGGCAGCTATGGGCATCAAAAAAGGAGGGAAATTCAACCCGACAGCTCGCCAAAAGGAACTACTAGGTCAGGCTGCCGAGACAGCTTGGCGCATGGCCAAAAACATCGCGGCTAATTTTGACGGAGAGCCTGACGGACTGTGGTGGAACGACCGCAAATGGGTCGCTCATGCACATACAGAGCTTGATGATTTTATGCATACTTTGATAGACGAGGAATTTAGAGACAGAGTGACCAAGCATACAGATGTCAATGCCAAAGCGCACATGTACATCAATCACTACTCGATCAGTACAGGTATGATGTCGTCTATCGTCGGCTTGGGAGCCAAATATGGCAATGCTTACAAAGACAGCGAAGGCAACTACCTGATGGGTGAAAACAGCTATGAAATTACCTTCCCTGCTGATATGCCTGCCAAGCTGTTTACCTCACTCACTTTGTATGACGCAGAGACCGCAGCGGGTGTAGATGCCGAGGGGCAAGTTTATCCTTCTCTCAATACCATGAACGAGTTGGTAGCCAACGAAGACGGTTCAGTGACCTTCTTCATAGGGCCAGACAATCCAGACAACAAGTCCAACTTCATCAAAACCGTACCTGGCAGAGGCTGGTTTAGCTTGTTCCGCTTCTATGGACCAGAGCAGGCTTTCTTCGACCGTACATACAAGCCGGGCGACTTTGTGAAGGTGAAATAA